From the Maioricimonas rarisocia genome, one window contains:
- a CDS encoding permease prefix domain 1-containing protein, whose protein sequence is MNSMIQRSLMAHIERAVRPLPIGHLKRRRIREELLTHLEAIYAEEMQGGDSAAEAVERALRRFGSPESLSRELLASVTFADRVNYVIEKLSLGPDETVWHFLGKQLAISTLYWGVPLSAVMLLKGSGDLLVGGDPSIRVLATVILVSTLFTTLFLWTTDRISRAFFVAASDRSTPQAIRLATGSLATVPVVMLLAHGLLGIGWPSGMTLTVYVVLAPVVPLASALMARNMADKICHEEEWRHLDASPVNS, encoded by the coding sequence ATGAATTCAATGATCCAGCGTTCGCTCATGGCACACATCGAGCGTGCGGTCCGCCCCCTCCCCATCGGGCACCTGAAACGCCGCCGCATCCGGGAAGAACTCCTCACCCACCTCGAAGCGATCTACGCAGAGGAAATGCAAGGGGGCGACTCGGCTGCGGAGGCCGTGGAGCGTGCGCTGCGCAGATTCGGATCCCCAGAGTCACTGTCCCGCGAACTGCTCGCTTCCGTCACCTTTGCCGACCGGGTCAACTACGTGATCGAGAAACTCTCTCTCGGGCCGGATGAGACCGTGTGGCACTTTCTTGGCAAGCAGCTGGCAATCTCGACTCTCTACTGGGGAGTCCCATTGTCGGCGGTGATGCTGCTGAAAGGCTCGGGCGATCTCCTGGTCGGTGGAGATCCAAGTATCCGCGTGCTGGCCACCGTCATCCTCGTCTCGACGCTGTTCACGACACTGTTCCTCTGGACGACCGACCGCATCAGCCGGGCGTTTTTCGTGGCCGCGTCTGACCGGTCGACGCCGCAGGCGATCCGCCTCGCAACTGGCTCGCTCGCGACAGTCCCGGTGGTGATGCTACTTGCCCATGGACTGCTCGGCATCGGCTGGCCTTCCGGAATGACACTGACTGTCTACGTGGTCCTCGCGCCCGTCGTGCCACTGGCATCGGCCCTCATGGCTCGCAACATGGCCGACAAGATCTGCCACGAAGAGGAATGGCGGCACCTCGACGCTTCTCCCGTAAACTCGTGA
- a CDS encoding sialidase family protein, with protein sequence MNTINRRRFLAVAGSAVVAPALTTRAAGASSLIESISKETLWRNRDGQSLTWFHPRACMLPGQNGKPVTLMNIQEIGGSDYFGPVHWTESHDRGRTWTDPEPIAALDRDPVPGRDDGLKAGVCDVTPQYHPPTGTVLALGHVVFYKGAYFARGEQLARYPVYVTRAADGTWSERKILEWDDPRGSFIYSNNCGQRVVLPNGDIQLAFTFGPKPEARMVAGVQATYDGDQLKIREVGPPLHNEHGRGLLEPSVTSFGGKIWMTIRAEDDRGYVAVSDDGLNFEEQRAWAWEDGTPLEMSTTQQHWLTHSDGLFLVYTRKDASNANVIRWRSPLWVAQVDPERQCLIRETEQVVLPLVGDGVNDPNKVALMGNFDVTNVSPEESIVTAGEWMPRNGYRGDVVLGRIRWSKPNRLPLW encoded by the coding sequence ATGAACACGATCAACCGCAGACGATTTCTTGCCGTGGCCGGTTCGGCCGTTGTCGCTCCCGCACTCACCACACGTGCCGCCGGTGCGTCTTCCCTTATCGAGTCGATCTCGAAGGAGACTCTGTGGCGGAACCGGGACGGGCAGAGCCTCACGTGGTTTCATCCGCGGGCCTGCATGCTGCCGGGACAGAATGGCAAGCCGGTCACGCTGATGAACATTCAGGAGATCGGTGGGTCGGATTACTTTGGCCCGGTCCACTGGACCGAGTCGCACGATCGCGGCAGAACCTGGACAGATCCGGAGCCGATCGCGGCACTCGATCGGGATCCTGTCCCCGGTCGCGATGACGGCCTGAAGGCGGGCGTCTGCGACGTCACGCCGCAGTACCATCCACCGACCGGCACGGTGCTGGCGCTGGGGCACGTCGTCTTCTACAAGGGGGCATACTTCGCGCGTGGTGAGCAGTTGGCCCGCTACCCCGTGTACGTCACCCGGGCTGCCGACGGAACCTGGTCGGAGCGAAAGATTCTCGAGTGGGATGACCCGCGTGGCAGCTTCATCTACTCGAACAACTGCGGTCAGCGAGTCGTACTCCCGAACGGCGATATCCAGCTGGCGTTCACATTTGGTCCGAAGCCGGAGGCGCGGATGGTCGCCGGCGTGCAGGCGACGTACGACGGCGATCAACTGAAGATCCGTGAGGTCGGTCCGCCGCTGCACAACGAGCACGGCCGGGGACTGCTCGAGCCGAGCGTGACGTCGTTCGGCGGAAAGATCTGGATGACAATTCGCGCCGAGGACGACCGCGGGTACGTGGCGGTGAGTGACGACGGGCTCAACTTCGAAGAGCAGCGAGCCTGGGCGTGGGAGGACGGCACTCCGCTGGAAATGTCGACGACGCAGCAGCACTGGCTGACGCACAGCGATGGACTGTTTCTGGTCTATACGCGGAAGGATGCCTCGAACGCGAACGTCATCCGCTGGCGGTCACCGCTGTGGGTGGCGCAGGTCGATCCGGAACGTCAGTGCCTGATCCGCGAAACCGAGCAGGTGGTGCTGCCGCTCGTCGGCGACGGCGTGAACGATCCGAACAAGGTCGCGCTGATGGGGAACTTCGACGTGACGAACGTCAGCCCCGAGGAGTCGATCGTGACAGCCGGCGAGTGGATGCCTCGCAACGGCTACCGGGGGGACGTGGTGCTGGGGCGGATTCGCTGGTCGAAGCCGAACCGGCTGCCGCTCTGGTGA
- a CDS encoding TadE/TadG family type IV pilus assembly protein: MQACRYRRRAANPRSGATIVEFAITAPVLFLVFFGMIEFARFNMVRHGMDSAVYEGARRGIVPGATEDDVKAKAEEVLGALSMTSVTVTVDPEEITEETTSVTVNVSVPIGSNSWVVPKYFDGVTMSRSCTLKRESLDTF, encoded by the coding sequence ATGCAAGCCTGCCGATATCGCCGTCGAGCTGCCAACCCGCGGTCGGGAGCCACGATCGTGGAGTTCGCGATCACGGCACCGGTGCTGTTTCTGGTCTTCTTCGGGATGATCGAGTTCGCACGCTTCAACATGGTGCGACACGGGATGGACTCGGCTGTCTACGAGGGAGCCCGCCGCGGCATCGTCCCCGGTGCGACCGAGGACGATGTGAAGGCGAAAGCCGAGGAGGTGCTCGGTGCTCTGTCGATGACGTCTGTGACGGTGACGGTCGATCCCGAGGAGATCACGGAGGAGACAACTTCGGTGACGGTGAACGTCTCTGTGCCGATCGGCAGCAACAGCTGGGTCGTGCCGAAGTACTTTGACGGGGTCACGATGTCCCGCTCATGCACGCTGAAACGGGAATCGCTGGATACGTTCTGA
- a CDS encoding vWA domain-containing protein, which yields MRSTIRCMIRDRRPRKGAILLLVALLLIIFIGMVAFMVDVAFMQLVQTQLRIAVDAAARASGESLSRTQDLDLARAAAKSLASQNLVAGEALILDDSDIIAGKVTQQENGKWTFDSAGTPVNGLQVTGRRTDGSPCGPVPLYFAQIFQSYQFETSKSAVVVRLDRDICLVVDRSSSMKLTVENTAPYMSGSDPRMCLPPLPDSRWQALEDAGAVFSSTLASTETVEYVALVSYASNGTWCALSNTSSNVDLDLTSDLTALDTSLTSIGNTIFNGGTEISSGIDTAVTVLTNSANTRPYAAKTMVVLTDGHQQGGRSPIDAAADAAAAHITVHTITFSNGANQPQMAAVAAAGGGDHYHASDEAALEDVFREIALTLPVMLTE from the coding sequence ATGCGCTCGACTATCCGTTGCATGATCCGCGACCGGCGGCCGAGAAAAGGGGCCATCCTGCTGCTGGTGGCGCTGCTGCTGATCATCTTCATCGGCATGGTCGCCTTCATGGTCGACGTTGCCTTCATGCAGCTGGTGCAGACCCAGTTGCGGATTGCCGTCGATGCGGCGGCCCGCGCCAGCGGCGAATCACTGTCGCGGACGCAGGACCTGGATCTGGCCCGCGCCGCAGCGAAGTCGCTGGCCTCTCAGAACCTGGTTGCCGGCGAGGCACTGATTCTGGACGACAGCGACATCATCGCAGGGAAGGTGACGCAACAGGAGAACGGCAAGTGGACGTTTGACTCGGCGGGGACTCCGGTCAACGGGTTGCAGGTGACCGGCCGACGGACCGACGGTTCTCCTTGTGGACCCGTGCCGCTCTACTTCGCTCAGATCTTCCAGTCCTATCAGTTCGAGACGTCGAAGTCGGCGGTCGTCGTGCGACTGGATCGTGACATCTGCCTGGTGGTGGACCGATCCAGTTCGATGAAGCTGACGGTCGAGAATACGGCTCCGTACATGAGTGGGAGTGACCCGCGGATGTGCCTGCCGCCACTGCCTGACAGTCGCTGGCAGGCGCTCGAGGATGCCGGCGCGGTCTTCTCCTCGACGCTGGCGAGTACCGAAACGGTCGAATACGTGGCGCTCGTGTCATACGCCAGCAATGGCACGTGGTGCGCCCTGTCCAATACGTCATCGAATGTCGATCTCGATCTGACCTCCGACCTGACGGCACTGGATACGTCACTGACGTCGATCGGCAACACGATCTTTAACGGCGGAACGGAGATCAGTTCCGGCATCGATACTGCGGTGACGGTTCTGACGAACTCTGCGAACACACGTCCCTACGCCGCCAAGACGATGGTCGTGCTGACCGACGGGCATCAACAGGGGGGGCGGTCTCCGATCGATGCCGCTGCTGATGCTGCGGCCGCACATATCACCGTACACACCATTACGTTCAGCAACGGGGCCAACCAGCCACAGATGGCGGCGGTTGCGGCGGCAGGTGGTGGGGATCATTACCATGCGTCCGACGAAGCCGCCCTGGAAGACGTGTTTCGCGAGATCGCTTTGACGCTTCCCGTGATGCTGACCGAGTAG
- a CDS encoding TadE/TadG family type IV pilus assembly protein, translating into MMCRSRKRSDASGRSGVAMVELAVCLPTLLLILLTGIQAADMIFLKQTLQIASYESARAAIKRKGTSALAEDAAEAILDGRGVNGYSITFDPQNVASAERGDVIRVTVSAAADANTVLPGWLPLAQDMSVSTRMVKE; encoded by the coding sequence ATGATGTGTCGATCCCGGAAACGCAGTGACGCATCCGGACGGAGTGGTGTCGCGATGGTCGAGCTGGCGGTTTGCCTACCGACGCTGCTGCTGATCCTGCTGACGGGGATTCAGGCGGCCGACATGATCTTCCTGAAGCAGACGTTGCAGATCGCCAGCTACGAGTCCGCCCGGGCCGCGATCAAGCGAAAGGGGACGAGTGCACTGGCTGAAGATGCCGCCGAGGCAATTCTGGATGGACGCGGCGTGAACGGATACTCGATCACGTTTGATCCTCAGAACGTTGCGTCGGCCGAGCGGGGCGACGTGATCCGTGTGACGGTGTCCGCGGCTGCCGATGCCAATACGGTCCTGCCGGGTTGGCTCCCTCTGGCGCAGGACATGTCCGTTTCGACGCGGATGGTCAAGGAATAG
- a CDS encoding ester cyclase, which translates to MNNDNVARSLRWFEEVWNQRRTETIDELLTDESCGELEGATVRGPKEFKEHVHAQFLAAFPDLKFTVEGTVAEGDEVVIRWRATGTHQGDGLGLKATGQPISFRGMTWQQFRDGKLVGGWDCWNQEALMSKLRAAGG; encoded by the coding sequence GTGAACAACGACAACGTTGCACGGTCTCTGCGATGGTTTGAGGAGGTGTGGAATCAGCGGCGAACCGAGACGATTGACGAACTGCTGACCGATGAGAGCTGTGGGGAACTGGAGGGAGCGACGGTCCGGGGGCCGAAAGAATTCAAGGAGCACGTGCATGCTCAGTTTCTTGCCGCCTTCCCCGATCTGAAGTTTACGGTGGAGGGGACCGTCGCAGAGGGAGACGAGGTCGTGATCCGCTGGCGTGCAACGGGGACGCATCAGGGGGACGGTCTGGGCCTCAAGGCGACCGGGCAGCCGATCTCGTTTCGGGGGATGACCTGGCAACAGTTCCGTGACGGCAAACTGGTCGGCGGGTGGGACTGCTGGAATCAGGAAGCCCTGATGAGCAAGCTGCGGGCCGCCGGGGGATAG
- a CDS encoding SDR family NAD(P)-dependent oxidoreductase — translation MDLELNNKLVLVTASSGGIGLEIARVLATEGARVVINGRSQKSVDAAIADIRGGFPEADLVPLVADNGTQEGCDETIRQISEVDILVNNLGIYEAVDFFETDDDAWQRIIEINIMSGVRLARHYLKPMLDRGDGRVVFISSESGLNPAPEMAHYSATKTMQLGISRSLAELTQGTAVTVNCVLPGPTRTESVEEFIGGLVPDLPAKEAQQKFIQENRPTSLIQRLIDPKEIGDVVAFVCSARAAVINGAAIRAEGGLVRSIM, via the coding sequence ATGGATCTCGAACTGAACAACAAGCTGGTACTGGTGACCGCCTCCTCGGGGGGAATCGGTCTGGAGATCGCGCGCGTGCTCGCTACGGAGGGAGCCCGTGTCGTGATCAACGGCCGCAGCCAGAAAAGTGTCGACGCCGCGATCGCTGATATTCGCGGCGGATTTCCCGAAGCCGATCTGGTTCCCCTGGTTGCCGACAACGGCACGCAGGAAGGCTGCGACGAGACGATCCGGCAGATCAGCGAAGTCGACATACTCGTCAATAATCTGGGGATCTACGAAGCGGTCGACTTCTTCGAGACCGATGACGACGCGTGGCAGCGGATCATCGAGATCAACATCATGAGTGGGGTGCGGCTGGCGCGTCACTACCTCAAACCGATGCTCGACCGGGGCGACGGCCGGGTGGTGTTCATCTCGAGTGAGTCGGGCCTGAACCCGGCACCGGAGATGGCTCACTACAGTGCGACCAAGACAATGCAGCTGGGGATCTCCCGCTCGCTGGCCGAACTGACACAGGGGACTGCCGTGACCGTCAACTGCGTCCTTCCCGGTCCGACACGGACTGAAAGTGTGGAGGAGTTCATCGGAGGCCTTGTCCCCGATCTGCCGGCGAAAGAAGCGCAGCAGAAGTTCATCCAGGAGAACCGGCCGACGTCCCTGATTCAGCGGTTGATCGACCCGAAGGAGATCGGCGACGTGGTGGCGTTCGTCTGCAGTGCCCGGGCTGCGGTCATCAACGGGGCGGCAATCCGTGCCGAGGGAGGCCTGGTCCGTTCGATCATGTGA
- a CDS encoding GNAT family N-acetyltransferase: MPVQQIASLDEAAVLQLHQLYQREWWSQGRSLDETRSILQNSSLVFGFVEEDGTLVAFARVLTDFTAHAVIYDVIVAESHRRHGLGRQLMDAIVSHPRLTDVRAVWLCCLGDMVPFYRKWDFEPGDEKLQWMIRPRQTSDMEST; encoded by the coding sequence GTGCCCGTGCAACAGATCGCATCACTCGATGAAGCCGCCGTCCTGCAGCTTCACCAGCTCTATCAGCGGGAATGGTGGTCGCAGGGCCGCTCGCTCGACGAAACACGCTCGATCCTGCAGAATTCCAGTCTCGTCTTCGGCTTTGTCGAGGAGGACGGGACACTCGTTGCCTTCGCTCGCGTCCTGACCGACTTCACCGCCCATGCCGTGATCTACGACGTGATCGTTGCCGAATCGCATCGTCGTCACGGCCTCGGTCGGCAGCTGATGGACGCAATCGTCAGCCACCCTCGGCTGACCGACGTGCGGGCCGTCTGGCTCTGCTGCCTGGGCGACATGGTGCCGTTCTATCGAAAATGGGACTTCGAGCCGGGGGATGAGAAACTGCAGTGGATGATTCGCCCGCGACAGACCAGCGACATGGAATCGACATGA
- the pth2 gene encoding aminoacyl-tRNA hydrolase, with protein sequence MTSEWTRPDHVANYLAMKDDVPHRAAGEETLLAEVPSSSRRILDLGCGDGHLLAMMLAHCPEATGVGLDMSPAMLERARQLFAGNDRVTLVQHNMDSPLPDLGTFDGIVSSFAIHHCEHHRKRELYAEIFDRLQPGGVFCNLEHVDSATPAIHDRFLEAMKGTNDVEDPSNRLLDVETQLRWFREIGFEDVDCHWKWRELALLSGRRPTAPAPEPAPQRIKQVIVMRHDLKMRRGKQIAQGAHASMSFLSRRLQREGTIQLNDLTESQRAWINGAFAKICCRVDSEEELLEIHDRAVEAGLEVQLITDSGRTEFHGQPTRTCLAIGPAPADEIDAVTGHLQLL encoded by the coding sequence ATGACCAGCGAATGGACCCGCCCGGATCACGTCGCCAACTATCTGGCGATGAAGGATGACGTTCCCCACCGGGCCGCCGGCGAAGAAACTCTGCTCGCGGAAGTCCCCTCCTCGTCTCGCCGCATTCTCGACCTGGGCTGTGGCGACGGACACCTGCTGGCCATGATGCTCGCCCACTGCCCCGAGGCGACCGGCGTGGGACTGGACATGTCGCCCGCGATGCTCGAACGGGCCCGGCAGCTCTTTGCCGGCAACGACCGCGTCACACTCGTCCAGCACAACATGGACTCCCCCCTGCCCGATCTGGGGACGTTCGACGGCATCGTCTCCAGCTTCGCCATTCACCACTGCGAACATCATCGCAAACGGGAACTGTACGCCGAGATCTTCGACCGGCTCCAGCCGGGCGGCGTCTTCTGCAACCTCGAGCATGTCGACTCCGCGACGCCGGCGATTCACGACCGGTTCCTGGAAGCGATGAAAGGAACCAACGACGTCGAAGATCCCTCCAACCGTCTGCTCGATGTCGAGACGCAACTGCGGTGGTTCCGAGAGATCGGCTTCGAGGACGTCGATTGCCACTGGAAGTGGCGCGAACTGGCCCTGCTCAGCGGCCGGCGTCCAACGGCCCCCGCCCCCGAACCTGCGCCCCAGCGGATCAAGCAGGTGATCGTGATGCGGCACGACCTGAAGATGCGACGCGGCAAGCAGATTGCCCAGGGCGCCCACGCGTCGATGTCATTCCTGTCGCGCAGACTGCAACGGGAAGGAACCATTCAGCTCAACGATCTGACGGAGTCGCAGCGGGCCTGGATCAATGGAGCATTCGCCAAGATCTGCTGCCGGGTGGACAGCGAAGAGGAACTGCTCGAGATCCACGACCGCGCCGTCGAGGCGGGCCTGGAGGTTCAACTGATCACCGACAGCGGCCGGACGGAGTTTCACGGGCAGCCGACGCGCACCTGCCTGGCAATCGGTCCTGCCCCGGCGGACGAGATCGATGCGGTGACGGGACACCTGCAACTGCTGTAG
- a CDS encoding carboxypeptidase-like regulatory domain-containing protein, whose product MRGDCGKAWSHIGAMVLCASLSAGCGGGNDGPELIDVYGTVTMDGQPLEGATVQFAPEGGAGEGRRLVAGRTDSSGEYSLQYSPSRDGAAPGSYRVSITTYREMEVDEEGMDVPGSPETVPDVYNVNTTLAADVSSDNAEHNFELDSSEGEVIGGQGGEDFGDDDEAE is encoded by the coding sequence ATGCGAGGGGATTGCGGGAAAGCGTGGAGTCACATCGGAGCGATGGTGCTGTGTGCGAGCCTGTCAGCCGGATGTGGTGGCGGGAATGATGGTCCCGAACTGATCGACGTCTACGGGACGGTCACCATGGACGGCCAGCCGCTGGAGGGGGCGACGGTTCAGTTTGCGCCGGAAGGCGGGGCTGGTGAAGGAAGGCGACTGGTGGCCGGCCGAACCGACAGCAGCGGCGAGTACAGCCTCCAGTACAGCCCTTCGAGGGATGGAGCGGCTCCCGGCAGCTACCGTGTATCCATCACGACGTACCGCGAGATGGAAGTGGACGAGGAAGGGATGGATGTGCCCGGCTCTCCCGAGACGGTTCCGGACGTGTACAACGTCAACACGACGTTAGCCGCGGACGTTTCGTCCGACAATGCCGAGCACAACTTCGAGCTCGACTCCAGCGAAGGGGAAGTGATCGGCGGCCAGGGAGGCGAGGACTTCGGGGACGACGACGAGGCGGAGTGA
- a CDS encoding DUF1559 domain-containing protein, with protein sequence MNRRRSRFHGFTLIELLVVIAIIAILIALLLPAVQQAREAARRTQCRNNLHQIGLALHNYHDVHQVFPPGHQYRPGTLDNAGSGTVSGGTAGRSDGHGWAWSAYILPQVDQAPLFNQFDFNVSLADVAHGGTASTTSMNAALAGTLSPWARCPTSTAPDTRNSGAINPHAVSTYKASSGSFHGNVAGWPYSNQKRRNGLFYRDSRVKMRDITDGTSNTFAVGEHRYLSGYSTNAALYGTVHPSDGLTSGRSSWLMAHCEFGLNVPPTAPGAWRNNSFSSHHEGGAFFLMADGAVRFINENIDHTARCWNQPGHSTNPCTLPRFDRDNNPGATFGLYQRLGGRNDELSIGEF encoded by the coding sequence ATGAATCGCAGGAGATCGAGGTTCCACGGTTTTACATTGATCGAACTGCTGGTGGTGATCGCCATCATTGCCATTCTGATTGCCCTGCTGCTGCCGGCGGTCCAGCAGGCGCGGGAAGCGGCCCGGCGGACCCAGTGCCGCAACAACCTGCATCAGATCGGGCTGGCTCTGCACAACTATCATGATGTGCATCAGGTCTTTCCTCCGGGGCATCAGTATCGTCCCGGTACGCTCGACAACGCGGGCAGCGGCACAGTGTCCGGGGGGACTGCAGGCCGCAGTGACGGTCACGGCTGGGCCTGGAGTGCCTATATCCTGCCGCAGGTCGATCAGGCTCCACTGTTCAATCAGTTCGACTTCAATGTGAGCCTCGCCGATGTTGCGCACGGCGGAACCGCAAGTACGACGAGCATGAATGCCGCGCTGGCGGGGACACTCTCCCCCTGGGCACGCTGCCCGACCAGTACCGCTCCGGACACGCGGAACTCCGGGGCGATCAACCCGCACGCCGTCTCGACGTACAAGGCGAGTTCCGGGTCGTTTCACGGCAACGTGGCCGGCTGGCCGTACAGCAATCAGAAGCGGCGTAACGGCCTGTTCTATCGGGACAGCCGGGTCAAGATGCGGGACATTACGGACGGGACGTCAAACACGTTTGCTGTCGGCGAACATCGTTACCTGAGCGGCTACAGCACAAATGCCGCCCTGTACGGGACGGTCCATCCGAGTGACGGACTGACCAGCGGACGATCGAGCTGGTTGATGGCGCACTGCGAGTTCGGACTGAACGTCCCACCGACAGCGCCCGGGGCGTGGCGGAACAATTCCTTCAGCAGTCACCATGAAGGGGGAGCGTTCTTCCTGATGGCGGACGGTGCTGTGCGTTTCATCAACGAGAACATCGATCACACGGCCCGCTGCTGGAATCAGCCCGGGCACTCCACGAACCCGTGCACGCTGCCCCGATTCGACCGGGACAACAACCCGGGAGCGACGTTCGGACTGTACCAGCGTCTGGGCGGACGGAATGACGAGCTGTCGATCGGCGAGTTCTAG
- a CDS encoding type II secretion system protein translates to MPASRSSLVRRCRSRGFTLVELIIVVLVIGIIAAVATPKMYDVAGDARLSATRHSLGVVRDAITLYEVTNNALPGDAGTAGDFKSDVGPYLLGRFPANELPGVGEPRKVKVEITGSPLTPSGPRGWQYDNVTGEFIINTSGYEQY, encoded by the coding sequence ATGCCTGCCTCTCGCTCCAGTCTTGTTCGACGGTGTCGCTCACGCGGTTTCACGCTGGTTGAGCTCATCATCGTGGTCCTGGTCATCGGGATCATCGCGGCCGTCGCGACACCGAAAATGTATGATGTCGCGGGGGACGCGCGGCTGAGCGCGACCCGCCACTCACTTGGGGTGGTGCGCGACGCGATCACGCTCTACGAAGTAACTAACAACGCGCTTCCCGGTGACGCCGGAACTGCAGGTGACTTCAAGTCGGATGTGGGGCCGTACCTGCTGGGGCGGTTTCCGGCGAATGAACTTCCCGGTGTGGGGGAGCCGCGTAAGGTGAAGGTCGAGATCACAGGGAGTCCTCTCACCCCCAGCGGTCCCCGCGGCTGGCAGTACGACAACGTGACGGGCGAGTTCATTATCAACACGTCCGGCTACGAGCAGTACTGA